CCGGCAAGGATGGTCGCAAGGGTTGCAGCATACATGTACGGCCCCCCCTGGGTAAACCGGAAGGCGCCCCCGATCAGGCCGGCCCCGAGACCAACATACGGCCCACAGACCATGCCTGCAATGATCGGGCCGAGATCGTGGACATTCAGGACAGCCCCATACAGGCCGATCTTGCTGATCGACCCGTATACGGAGATCAGGCCGAAAAAAATGACCAGAATGATTTTCGTGCTGAATGTGGCCCGGTGCTCGAACACTTCGGTGAAATAACGGCTTCGGGTGAACAGGTAGGCGAAGACCATTATAACACATATCATCTGAAAGAGCGTGAGGAGACTTTCAAAAATGCCCGTATCCATACACAACCTGTTTGGAGGTTCATGGAAAAAAAGTGCCCGATCTGAACGCCGGTGCTCAGGATATACTTCAGGGCAGGGAGGTATAATCGGGGCTGATTTCCCGCCGTGTTGTGCCGGTTCAGCCCTGGCGGGCAGCAACAGATTCCCTGAACCGTATCAGGTCCGACATACAGGCATTGCATGGCGTAGGAATCCCCAGCCGCTCTCCGGCAGCGACCACGGCACCGTTCATATAATCGATCTCGGTCTTGCGACCGTGCAATATGTCCTGCAACATGGAAGAACTGTGCCCGGCCATCACCGGGATCAGGGCTCCATACAGGTACCCGAGATATACATCCGGATCCCCCCACGGGAGAGAGATGCCCTCGGCACGGACAACCGCAAAAATCTCCCGTACCATCTGATCGATGATGTGCCAGCTGTCCGGTTCCCTCAGTTTTCCGTACGTGACACCTGTGATAGCGCTGAGCGGGTTCAGTGAACAGTTGATCAGGTTTTTTGACCAGAGTTTTCCCCTGATATGATCCGTAGTCTCGGTAGGAACTCCTGCCCGGGTCAGGATTGAGGCAAGGTTCTGTGGCCCGTCGTCAAGCCCTTCCGGGAACCTGCCAAGCTGCATGGGCCCTGCATTCGCCGTAACACGGATTTCCCGGGCCCCTTCCCGTACAAACCCGGACATAACAACGCCCCCGATGACGCGATCAGAAAACCGTGAGATCGTCTCCTCGTTGCCGATCCCGTTCTGGAAACTCACGGTTTCATGATCCCCAATCAGGTCCTGGTATTGCCGGCAGATCGCTTCGGTATCCTGCGATTTTGAGGTGATCAGGATATAATCAAAATCTGATTCTTTGCTCACTT
Above is a window of uncultured Methanoregula sp. DNA encoding:
- a CDS encoding 2-dehydropantoate 2-reductase, encoding MNHSARILVLGAGAVGLPLAARLSRAADVVAVTREPHARIISRDGLVLSGAWGEETCRFRCVSEVSKESDFDYILITSKSQDTEAICRQYQDLIGDHETVSFQNGIGNEETISRFSDRVIGGVVMSGFVREGAREIRVTANAGPMQLGRFPEGLDDGPQNLASILTRAGVPTETTDHIRGKLWSKNLINCSLNPLSAITGVTYGKLREPDSWHIIDQMVREIFAVVRAEGISLPWGDPDVYLGYLYGALIPVMAGHSSSMLQDILHGRKTEIDYMNGAVVAAGERLGIPTPCNACMSDLIRFRESVAARQG